The Crocinitomicaceae bacterium sequence AAATGGAAACCTTGCTTTTTCCTTTTCACTTCTCATTGTAGTATAAACATTATGCAGCAAAAGGATTCTATTTATTTCGGATTTATCATTTGTCTTTTGGTCTTCGTTTTCATAATTGAGATTTTCTAATTGAACTTGATATTCATTACCGTCTGAATCTGTTCTTTTTTTGTTTATCAAAATCATTTTTGAAATTTCACTTTTGAGAAACCTCTCAAATTGCTTTTTAGAAAGGGTTTTTGATTTTAGAATAAGGGAGTCAATAGTTTGATAGCTTCTTGTAGCTATAAGAAAACCTATAAAATGGAATAGTGTTCTGTTTTGAAACCAGTCGTTGAAATACTCAAAATACTCTGTTACTTGTTCCCAAATATTTTCTATCGCCCGTATTCTTGTATGACCTTCGTTTTCAAGTAGGTCTTGCAAATACTCTGAAAGGATTAGAAAGGTTGAATGTTTTAATGGCTTCTTTTCAAAATATTTTTTTTCAGATTGAATTTTATCTGCAATCAGATTGAATATAAATTCTATGTGTGTTGGCTTGTCATTGTTGTTATTGCTAAGAAAATACCAAAACTCTTCCTCTTGCAGTGTATATTCAATATTGTCCCATTCAGACGCAATTTGAAACAAACGCTTTTTGACAAACTCAAATTCTTCTTTAGAATATTTGTCGCCTTGCAACAAAAGAGCTTTTGTAAGTTCTGCATCTGTCAAAGGAATTTTGCCAACATTCAACCGAATAAATACATCAATTGGATTAACCTTTTCTTCTACCTCGTATCTAATAAATCTAATGTTTCTATTTCCTTTAGAATTGTTATCCATTAAAATTGGCACTAACCTTGCTTTTGCTCCACGATGTTTTTCCTCTTTAAACCACTCATCAATGCTCATATATGCATTGCAGATGTGAAAGAAGTCTATGTTAGAATCATCTATTTCTTTTGTAAAAATTTTTTCCGTCAGAAATTTCTCACATTTCGGTCTTGTATCATAGTTGAGAGTAAACAAAGCTTGGTTATATCCATCCTCTTTTCTTTTATCTTCAAGATAAACTAAAAGCAGATAAAGTGTAGTAAGCCTTTGTTGTCCATCTAACACGTCAAAACCTCCCTTCATATTTTTTTGCAAAACAATAGGTTGTAAACAATAAAAATCTCCACTTTCCCTGTCCTTGCAAAAATTCCATAAGTCATCAAGTAGTTCAGTTACCTCTTGTGTCTCCCAGCGATAGCCACGCTGATAATGAGGTATGTTGAAATTGTCTGTAAAAAGTTCTATTAACGGTATCGTTTTACTCATATTGGAATATAATTATTCATGGGTATATTTCTAATAGGTGCGTTGGCAAAAAATGGCTCTTTTGGTTTTGCGAAGGGTCGGCTTGTGTGTTGGGCAAAACCAAATGTGCCATTTGTGCGGCTGGTTAAAATTGTTTTTAAAAAATGTGCGGTGGAAAAAAAAATAAAACACGAAGCGTTGGGCTGTCGTGTCGGCAAAAAGTCCGCTGTTAAGTTTATATGTCGTCCTGTCGTTTCGATAATTTTCTGTCAGTTTAATGGTTGTTGTGTCGTCTGTTACGCTTGCCTATAACGTTTTGCAGATTTGCGATGGGCGGGATTATCACCACAAATGTTGATGCGGAGAACCAAATTTTGATTAATCACAAATGTGTCTGCGGAGCACGAAACCCCGCCTATTGCAAATGTGCTGTGTGCGCCCCGCATGAGCGGTAGCGCACCCGCCGCAAGCTATTCAAAAAGTTTAAAAGTGCAAATTAAATTTCAGAAAAGCAAACGGTGGGTGAAAAAAAGTTCCAGAGGGTGTAAGTCCCTTAATTGCGGAAGTAACGTTCCGAAAATTTAGCAAGTCGCAAGGTGGTTGAAAGTGATTTCAGCACTGAAGGAAGCGAGCCTGCAAAAGTTGGTACTGAAGAGCATGAAGTACATAAGAGGCTAATTAAAATGGATGAGCAAGCACACCATTGTGAAGTCCAAAGAGTGCCAAAATTTTATACAGTAGATGTACCGGGAATTGACGGAAGGAACACGCTCTTACCGGGGGAGGTCTTCAATGCTACGAGTTAGCGATGAAGAAGTCAGCAGAGGTCATAGTACTTTAAGCAACGAGCTGTGCGAAAAAAAACATAAAGCACAGAAGGTCTCACAAAAGAAGGAAGGACTGAACGTAAGTTTTCGGGAAATAAACTTGAGAATGTTTCGACATAGCTCCTGATTAAAGTATCCGAATAAGATAGAATGGTGTAAAGAGCATTTTATCTGATGACTTACGAACCGCCGTATGCGAGACCCGCATCCCGATAGCTATCGGGAGTGGTGTGAGAGGCGAACTCCGTCAGACGATTCTGGCGGAGCCGTCTACTCGATTATAGGTTGTGCGCTGCACACAGGGACGTCTTGCAAAGGGGTTTCCTTGCTAATTTTAGTAAAATATATTGTCTTTTTTTTCGTATATTCGCATCATGAAAGCAATGGTTATTACTCCCAAAAGTCAAACTGAATTTAAGTTTATTAATGACTTACTTAAGAAGCTTGGAATTTTGTCTGCAACTATGACAGAAGAAGAATTGGAAGATATTGGTTTGTCAAAAATGCTTAAGTCTGTTGATAAAACAAAAAAGGTCAGCAGAGAGAGTGTTATGAATAAACTTAGGTCATAACAATGCAAGTTGAGTTTTTAGGTAAATTTTCTAAAGACATTGATCACATTAGTCAGAAGTCTGTAAAAACTAATGTCGCAAAATTAATTCGCTTAATGGAGTCTGAAGGCGATTTAAATAATATCCCTAATTTAAAAAAGCTTGTTGGTCACAAGTCAGCTTATAGAGTCCGAATAGGCGACTATAGAGTGGGATTTTTTTACGAAGGTCGAAAAGTAATTTTTGCGAGAATTGTCCACCGCAAAGATATTTATAAATTGTTTCCTTAATTCTCACGGGTCAGCGCATTACCTATAACGGCAGTCTGTCTAAAAACCAAAATCTGCCTCTTGAGAATCGAATATATGAAATTTTTCATGGATCACTACCCGAATATTTAATTCTCAGCAGGAGGTTTTTAGACAGTCTAACGGACTACGCATAAAAGTAGTAGCGCAACCTTGATTAAATGTACAGAACTTAAAAGTACCCACCAAGCGGAACAAAAACTTTTTTAATAATCCATAGAAATCGGGAGTGGTGTGAGAGCCTGACCCTATTTCCATTTGGGCGTAGGGTGGGCTACTCGATTACCGGTAAGTACCTTATATATTTACACTCAACTTCAAGTGTCCACCTAAACCTTCTCTTATTATTCTCATAAGTGTTGAAAGTCGAATGTCGCTTGCGTTATTCTCTATGCGTGATATATAAGTCTTGGTCGTGCCACATTTGTCTGCAAGTTGCTCTTGTGTCATACCTTGTTCTTTACGAAGTTCTTGAAGCATTACTCCGAGTTTAAAGGCTTCAAATTCTTCTTCATATTTCTCTCTCTTTTTTGTCCCAGGTTTACCGTACTGCTTGTCTAAGTGTTCTGTAAACGAGGTCAAATTTTTATTTGTCTTTTTCATTGAAGTATTGTTTTTTAAGTTTCTCTGCTAATTCAAGTTCATTCTTTGGTGTCTTTTGAGTCTTTTTTTGAAAGCCATTTGCTAATATTATTATTTGTCCTTTGTCAAAAAATGCAAATACTCTAAAAATTTCAGACCCAACTTCAACTCTTATTTCGTAAATACCTGTCGAGCCAGTTAAGTGTTTAAAGTATTTCTCAGGTACTCTGTCTATTGACAATATGAGTTGTAATGTCCAGTTGAACTTTTTCTTAACTTCTGGTCTTAACTTTTCAAAAAAGTCAAGATAATATCTCTTATAGTAAAAGATTTCTCTGTTAGGTTTTTCTCCACGAAACAAAGTTAGCTAATTAGGTAACATTTTCCAAATAGTCAATGAATTATTTTTCTGTGAGGGAGGATTTTTCGAGGTATTACCGGTAACGACTTGCCGCTTTGCCTAGTGGCGGATTTCTACCACAAATGTCTATACGAAGCACATACTTCAAGTATAGCACAAATGTTTCTACGAAGAACGTCACCCGCCATTACGATAAACCGATGTGTGCGCCCCGCATGAGCGGTAGCGCACCACTCCCGATTTCTATCGGGACTATTCAAAAAGTTTAAAAGTGCAAATTAAATTTCAGAAAAGCAAACGGTGGGTGAAAAGTTTCCAGAGGATGAAAGTTCCTTAATTGCGGAAGTAACGTTCCGAAAATTTAGCAAGTCGCAAGGTGGTTGAGAGTGATTTCAGCACTGAAGGAAGCGAGCCTGCAAAAGTTGGTACTGAAGAACATGAAGTACATAAGAGGCTAATTAAAATGGATGAGCAAGCACACCATTGTGAAGTCCAAAGAACACAAGAAATTTTAATTAGTAGATGTAACAGGAATCGACGGAAGGAACACGCTCTTACCGGGGGAGGTCTTCAATGCTACGAGTTAGCGATGAAGAAGTCAGCAGAGGTCATAGTACTTTAAGCAACGAGCTGTGCGAAAAATTGGAAAACACAGATGGTCTCACAAAAGAAGGAAGGACTGAACGTAAGTTTTCGGGAAATAAACTTGAGAATGTTTCGACATAGCTCCTGATTAAAGTATCCGAATAAGATAGAATGGTGTAAAGAGCATTTTATCTGATGACTTGCGAACCGCCGTATGCGAGACCCGCTTGTACGGTGGTGTGAGAGGCGAACTCCGTCAGACGAATCTGGCGGAGCCGTCTACTCGATTAGCAGTAGGCATTTCTTTAATTTAATCCTATATCTTCAAAAAGTTTAAACATTTCGCTTACACCTTTATTGAGATTTTCTTTGTCGAAAGCTGGTAAACTTTTTGAATTAGCTATAGCCGTTTTTAAAAACGGTTTCAACTTTATGTAGATATCGTTGTTTTGTTTAGTGAAATATTTTTCTGTCTTTGCATAATCTATTAGATGTTTTTTTAGCTTTTTTCCTGCTTCATCACAGTTTGAAAACTGCTGTGCAGTTAATTCAAAATGAATTAAAAACCAGAATTCAAGACAAGGTTGATTTATTACCACAATTACATTCTTGTGCTTATTTTCAATAACTCCTTTGTATTGAGTGAGGGCATCAATTGCTTTTGTATTCCCTTTTTTAACTAATAACGACTCACTTAAAATAACATCTAAGTCAATTACCCAGTATACCTTGTCGTAGCTTTTTGATAATTCAATTACTTTTGAGTATTGGTCTGATAATTTTTTCTTTTGAGGGATTTCCGGTTTTATATCAACTTTAATCTGCCTTTCATTTCTTTTAATCATTTGCAAATACCAAAATTCGGTTTCGCCATCGATAACAATAGCAAACTTCGGTTTTCCTTTAAAAGGTATTTGTCTTTTATTTCTCATTATCTAAATCAATGTAGTAATCCCCTAAATTGGGAACGCCACCAAGTTTGCCAATTTTATATGCATTGTATACATTGCTAGTATCTCTAATAATAGAACTGTCAAAATCTGAAAGTGAATATAATTCGGTTGCACAACTCTCATTCTTGTTTGTAAACCAAATTGAATCGTTTCTGAAAATGTCTTTATTGTTTAATATCTCTCTGTTGTGAGTTGTTGCAATTAGTTGAGATTTTTTTGAGTTAATTAAAAATGATAAGAGAAAATGTGTAAAAAGATCGGGATGTAAGGATGACTCAAGTTCGTCTATTGGAATTGATATAGAACCTCTAATAAGTAAACTTAGCAAACCTGCAAATCCATAATATCTTTGAGTTCCTTGCGATTCAAATTCAAAAGGTAATTTGTATTTACTTCCATTTACAGTGTGTTCTAATTCTATGTCCAATGAAGTTATCTTACCTTTGTTTTTAAGTTCATTAACTCTTTCAACTGGTGCTTTAGCATTTTTCTCAAGAAAGTCTATTAGTCCATCAGGAATATCCTTTTCTTCCTTATTAATTATTATATCTGAAATATTGAAATCGGCTTTTTTAAGAATAGAAATAACATCTTTTTTATTTATATCAGAAGATTCAATTTCTGATGTAACATAGCCATCTAATTCTGTAGTTGTATGGACAATTGGTTTTAAATAACTAGAAAACCAATCAGTTACTTCTTTAAGTTCTTTAAGTTCAATATTGGTTTTCAGAAACCCTCCTAAAACAGAATTATTCCAAAGCGTATTAGATTCTAAAGTTTTTTTGAATGATTTGTCAATTGTTATTTTGCTTCCAAACTTAATCTCTGAAAACTGCTTTTCAAAGTCTGTTGTCCGTTTAAAAACGGAGGCTTTTGTTGGGTTGTAATTAATTAGCTCTTCTTTTAAAATTGCCTTTTTGCTGAATACAATTTCATAGAAATATTTAGTTTCATTTTGAATGAATTCAATTGATAATATTGATGGGGAATTGAGAGTAGCTTGATCAAAAAGAAATGGATTGAAACTTAATTCACCTGTTTTTTTACTTTCTGGCTCAAGAACCAAGTCTCGTAAAAAATCTAGCGCTTTCAGAACACTAGTTTTTCCTGACGCGTTTGCACCATAAATAAGACCAAGCTTTAAAAGTCGTAACCCATTAATAGAATTTATAATGAAATAGTCCTCTAGGTGTTGAGACTTGTCAGCTTCGAAAGACAATGTCTGCTTGTCTTTTATTGAGCCAAAATTTTGAACACTAAAATTGATTATCATTTTTTTGCCCTAATTTGTAATTGGATTGCAAATATAGAAACAAAAAAATATAAAATAAGTCTTTTTTAGTTAAAATATGTAAATAATTTACATAAATTAAGGTATTATCAGTCTTTTTAGGCTTGCTGCTAACGGCAGTCCGTCCAAAAACCTCTTTTGAGATAACCACTAACCTAAAATTAATCAATTAAATGAGTTTTAAGCGATGATTTTTTGAGATTTTATAAAAGTGAATTGGTGTTTGACAAAAAAAATCGTGCTGAAAATCTGCTTAAAATGCTTTCTAATGGAATGAAAAAAATGGTCAAGTTCCAGGAGGAACTTTTTGATTGT is a genomic window containing:
- a CDS encoding type II toxin-antitoxin system RelE/ParE family toxin, translating into MQVEFLGKFSKDIDHISQKSVKTNVAKLIRLMESEGDLNNIPNLKKLVGHKSAYRVRIGDYRVGFFYEGRKVIFARIVHRKDIYKLFP
- a CDS encoding helix-turn-helix transcriptional regulator; this encodes MKKTNKNLTSFTEHLDKQYGKPGTKKREKYEEEFEAFKLGVMLQELRKEQGMTQEQLADKCGTTKTYISRIENNASDIRLSTLMRIIREGLGGHLKLSVNI
- a CDS encoding DUF262 domain-containing protein; translated protein: MSKTIPLIELFTDNFNIPHYQRGYRWETQEVTELLDDLWNFCKDRESGDFYCLQPIVLQKNMKGGFDVLDGQQRLTTLYLLLVYLEDKRKEDGYNQALFTLNYDTRPKCEKFLTEKIFTKEIDDSNIDFFHICNAYMSIDEWFKEEKHRGAKARLVPILMDNNSKGNRNIRFIRYEVEEKVNPIDVFIRLNVGKIPLTDAELTKALLLQGDKYSKEEFEFVKKRLFQIASEWDNIEYTLQEEEFWYFLSNNNNDKPTHIEFIFNLIADKIQSEKKYFEKKPLKHSTFLILSEYLQDLLENEGHTRIRAIENIWEQVTEYFEYFNDWFQNRTLFHFIGFLIATRSYQTIDSLILKSKTLSKKQFERFLKSEISKMILINKKRTDSDGNEYQVQLENLNYENEDQKTNDKSEINRILLLHNVYTTMRSEKEKARFPFNLYKQTKRNEKWSLEHIHAQNSESINKRVNQNSWLDDHIKSLSSQNNSDFEELITRMQVLRNADEIEKDDFEKMVSDIYATVNNISEAKELNVHSISNLCLVDANTNSQLNNSVFDVKREIVKQRELSGFYIPICTRNVFLKAYTEYPTNNAYWTQNDREDYLKNIKNTYEYFVNTSNN
- a CDS encoding type II toxin-antitoxin system RelE/ParE family toxin, with the translated sequence MFRGEKPNREIFYYKRYYLDFFEKLRPEVKKKFNWTLQLILSIDRVPEKYFKHLTGSTGIYEIRVEVGSEIFRVFAFFDKGQIIILANGFQKKTQKTPKNELELAEKLKKQYFNEKDK
- a CDS encoding RloB domain-containing protein, translating into MRNKRQIPFKGKPKFAIVIDGETEFWYLQMIKRNERQIKVDIKPEIPQKKKLSDQYSKVIELSKSYDKVYWVIDLDVILSESLLVKKGNTKAIDALTQYKGVIENKHKNVIVVINQPCLEFWFLIHFELTAQQFSNCDEAGKKLKKHLIDYAKTEKYFTKQNNDIYIKLKPFLKTAIANSKSLPAFDKENLNKGVSEMFKLFEDIGLN
- a CDS encoding ATP-binding protein is translated as MIINFSVQNFGSIKDKQTLSFEADKSQHLEDYFIINSINGLRLLKLGLIYGANASGKTSVLKALDFLRDLVLEPESKKTGELSFNPFLFDQATLNSPSILSIEFIQNETKYFYEIVFSKKAILKEELINYNPTKASVFKRTTDFEKQFSEIKFGSKITIDKSFKKTLESNTLWNNSVLGGFLKTNIELKELKEVTDWFSSYLKPIVHTTTELDGYVTSEIESSDINKKDVISILKKADFNISDIIINKEEKDIPDGLIDFLEKNAKAPVERVNELKNKGKITSLDIELEHTVNGSKYKLPFEFESQGTQRYYGFAGLLSLLIRGSISIPIDELESSLHPDLFTHFLLSFLINSKKSQLIATTHNREILNNKDIFRNDSIWFTNKNESCATELYSLSDFDSSIIRDTSNVYNAYKIGKLGGVPNLGDYYIDLDNEK